In the genome of Paraburkholderia azotifigens, the window TGACGGCCTCGACATGGGATGCGGCCCTGGGTCCGAAAATCTTGTACAGATGCTGGATTCGGATGCCGCCGGATTGGATGTCAGCCATGGACCACCTCCTGATGCTTTTGGAGCCGCTTGCCATATGCCTGACTGACGCGATCGAAGATGACCGCGATACCCACGATAGCAAGACCGTTAAAGATACCGAGCGTGAAGTACTGGTTCGCGATGGCTTTGAGAACCGGCTGCCCCAGCCCCTGGACGCCAATCATCGCCGCGACGACGACCATCGCCAGCGCCATCATGATGGTTTGATTGACCCCTGCCATGATGGTCGGCAACGCAAGCGGCAACTGCACCTTCAGGAGGCGTTGCCAGCCCGATGAGCCGAATGCGTCGGCTGCCTCGAGAATGTCGCGGTCGACCAGCCGGATGCCGAGATTGGTCAACCGGATCATCGGCGGGATCGCATAGATCACCACAGCGATGAGGCCAGGCACACGACCGATACCGAGCAGCATCACGACGGGTATCAGATAGACGAAGCTCGGCATGGTTTGCATCACGTCGAGAATGGGATCGACCAGCTTGCGCACACGGTCCGACTTCGCCATGAGAATGCCGATTGGCAAACCAATGACAATCGACAGGAATGTGCACACGAAAATCATCGATACAGTGCGCATCGTGTCTTGCCACATGTCGAGATAACCGATAAGCGCCAGCGTGACGAAGCACCCGAGCACGACCTTCCAGTTCCTGCTTGCGCCCCATGCGATGACCATCACGAGCAACATGATGATGGGCCACGGCGTCTGGGTCATGAAGCGCTCTGCCGCCATCAGGAACTCCTGCAGCGGATGGAAGAAGCTGTCGATCGGGTCGCCGTATGCCGCCGTGAATGTGCGGAAGCTGTCGTCGATCGAACGCTTCATGTGCAGCAGCGCCTCGTCCTGCATATGTGGGAATTTGTTTATCCAGTCCATGTATTCCTCCGTCATTCAGTCCTTCGCCAGCGCTTTTTTGGCTTGCGGCGTGAAAGGTGATTACTCCGCTCCGGCCGACCATTCCTTCATGCTGAGATTTGCCGTCGCGCCTATCGTCAGGAAAGGCTGAGGCGGCAGCCGCTTTGGTGCGGCAAAACCCCGGAAGACCTGAACCAGCCAGGAGTCCTGCCCCAGTGCGGCCTCAGCGGCGGCGATGCCGGACGCCGTCGCCTTCGTCGCACCCACTCCGTTGCAGGCAATCGCCGCGAAGACGCCGGGCTCGATTTCCCCAAACGCGGGAACTCCGTTCCACGTGAGCGCCATGGCGCCTGCCCATCGGTACTCCATCGGGATACCCTTCAGCATCGGAAAACGTGCTTCGAACTTACGGTCATGTACGCGGCCGGCTCTGGCAATCGCGTTTTTACTCACCTGCATTCGAGGGTTGTAGGTATACCGGGAGCGAATCAAAATCCGGTCTCCGTTCGCACCTTCGACGCGGCGGACGGTCGTCCCCATCGGGAAAGCCGGCGTTGCCGCCCACGAGCGCTGGCCGCCTAACCGCTGCGGCTCGAACGCTTCCGTCATCGACGCGTAGGTGTAGACATGCAGGAGCTGGCCCTGGAACAGCCCAAAACTTTGTGCCTGTCCGTTGTTCGCGAGGATAATTTTTGCTGTACTGACAGCACCTTTCGGCGTCTTCACCAGCCAGGATGCACCCTGTCGTTCGAATGACAAGGCCGGCGTGTTCTCGTAAAGCTTCACCCGGTCATGGAATGAATCGGCCAGCCCCCTGATATACGCTGCGGGCTGGATGATGACTGTGCCGGGCGTGAAAATCGCCGACGTAAAGGATTCGGTTCCCGTCACAGCAGCAATCTCCCTGGCATCGAGCAGCTTGTATGGCTCCTTCACTTTGTCCAGCTGCTTTGCGTAGGACGCGACATGCTTGTCGCCTTGCAGCCCGAGCGCGACGTTGTACTTGCCGCAGGGGTCGAAAATGTCTTTGCCCCATCCCTTCTCGTTGGCCAACGCCTGTGCAAGCGCGATTGCGATGCGGTGAACCTTGATATCGTGCTGCCGCTCGCTGGTATCGGAACCACCGTAGTCTTCAGAAGAAACCTCGTGAGGGAGGTCAATAATGAAGCCCGAATTGCGCCCGGTAGCACCTTCTGCTATCTCCCCCGCCTCGAGGATGACGACCTTCAGGCTCGCGTCGAGTTGTGAAAGACGTCTTGCTGCTGACAGGCCCGCGAAGCCGCCACCGATGACCGCGATGTCGGCATTCACCGTTCCGCTGAGCGGCGGGCGCGGGGTCCTGGGCGGCAGCATGGACACCCAGCCTGATTGGCCGAGGTGTTGCGGAAGTTTGCTCGCTACGTACATGATGTTTAGCCCAATTGCTTAAACAGCGAGCTTTTCGCGCTCGACCAGGTCACCGAGCGCGCTGCGCAAGGCGTCGGCCTTCTTTGCGGAAAGCCGGGCGAGCGGTCGACGCGGATTGCCCGCGCCATAACCGGTCATCTCCGCTGCGGCATAAACGGACTGGACGTAGTCGCCTTCCCAGATCAGAGACATGGCCGGCTCGAGCACGCGCCAAATCTCTCTCGCGTCATCCCAGCGATGTTCCTGGGCCGCCGTGACGAACTGCGTGCACGTCTTCGGCGCGAAGTTCGCACCGCCCCAGATGAGCCCACGGACGCCTGCATACATCGCATAGGGCATGAGCGGATCTGCTCCGTTCATCATCGGAAGCCCTGTGCGAACGAGCGCTGCCTGCTTGCTCAAATCTCCGCTGCTGTCCTTCACGGCAAGAAATTCGGGAATCTCATGGAGACGTCGCAGGAGCGGCGGCGTGATTTCCACACCCACGGCTTGCGGCACGTTGTAGCCGATGATGGGCAGGCCGGCGCGCGCAACGGCCCCGTAAAACTCGAAGACGCCGTCGTCGTCCGTCGGTCCTTCGAAGAACGGCGGTAGCACCATGACCGCGCCCGCGCCGCTGTCTGCTGCATGACGGGTACGCTCGACTACGTCATCGACGAGCAGCGCAGATGTCTGCGCGATGATGCGTGCCCGCCCATTGATCACCTTCGCACCGAACGCAACCAGTGCCTTCGACTCTTCTTGCGACAGATACACATGCATGCCCGTGCCCGAACTGAGCACGAAGCCGCGAATGCCTGCAGCGAGGTATCGTTCGATCAGCTGCTCCAGTCGACCATGGTCTGGCTTGCCGTTTTCATCGAAAGGAGTACTAATCGCCAGATTGATGCCAGTAAAAGAAAAATCTTTCATGTCGTTACTCTTCGTCAGCGTCGTTGTCGTTCAGGTCGAGCCAGATGGTTTTCAGCTGGGTGTACTGGTCATGCGCATGCAGCGAGTTGTCGCGTCCGCCGAAACCCGACTGTTTGAAGCCGCCAAACGGAGTCGTAATGTCGCCCTCACCAAACGAATTCACCGTCACGGTGCCTGCCCGAAGTGCGCGTGCTGCACGCAATGCCCGCTTGCCGTTACCGGCAAATACGGAAGCGGCAAGGCCGTAGTCGGTGTCGTTCGCGATGTCGATTGCTTCCTGCAGGCTGCTCACCGTGATGACGGACAGGATCGGCCCAAAAATCTCTTCGCGCGCATGCGTCGCGTCGTTGCTCGCGACGTCGATGATGGTCGGATGGACATAACGTCCTTCGCTCGTCTGTCCGCCATAAAGCACGTTGATATCGTCCGACAGATACGACTGCACCTTCTCGTAATGCTGCTGCGAAACGAGCGGTCCGATCCGGTTGGCCGGGTCAAGCGGGTCGCCGACGCGCCATTCATCGGCGAGCTTCATGATTCGATCGAGCAGCGGTGCCTTGATGTCGCGATGAACGATGAGCCGCGAGATCGCCGAGCAGTTTTCACCCATGTTCCAGAGCGCACCGTTGACGATGTGGCCTGCCACGGCGTCGAGGTCGGTCGCGTCGGACATCACGATGCAGGGATTCTTCCCGCCCATTTCCAGCACGATCTCCTTGAGATTGCTCTCCGCTGAATAGGAAAGAAAGCGTCGACCTGTATCGGTCGAACCCGTGAACGACACCATATCGATGTCGCGATGCCGGCCGATGGGTTCACCAACCGCGGGGCCCGAGCCCGTCACGACATTGAAGACGCCAGCGGGAATCCCTGCTTCGAGCGCGAGTTCGGCAACCCGCATGGTCGTAAGCGACGTTTCTTCAGCAGGCTTCACGACGAGCGAACAGCCCGCTGCCAGAGACGGACCGATTTTCCACGCGAGCATCAGCAGCGGGAAATTCCATGGCAAGACGAGGCCGACGACACCGATTGCTTCGCGCACGATCATCGATATGTGGCTATCGGAGGCGGGTGAAACCTGGTCGTAGATTTTGTCGATGGCTTCCGCGTGCCAGCGCAGAACGTTGATCGTTTCCGGCACGTCGACGGTCTGGCAGTCGAAGATGGTCTTGCCCGCGTCGAGACTCTCCATGACTGAAAGTTCGAGAGCGTTCTTCTCGATGAGATCGGCGAGCCGGAGAATCGCCTGCTTGCGCGCAGCGGGATGCAGCCTGGACCAGCGACCGTCATTGAATGCGGCACGCGCACTGGCGACAGCCGCGTCCACGTCCGCCTTTCCGCAAGCGGGCACGTCGGCGAGATGTCCGCCCGTCGCCGGGTTGATCGTCGGAAACGTCTCACGGGAGGCTGCCGCGCATGCTTTCCCATTGATGAAAGCATGGCTCGGCAACTTCAGTTCACGAGCGATTTTCTGGTAGTCGCTCCTGGACAGCAAATCAGTCATATCAGTCTCTCATCGACACACGGTTTCATGAGGAACCGAATAAACGTCTCGGTTCGCAAGGCTAAAAATTGATCGGCACATCAACACCGTCAGGCGCGACGTACGACGCCATGTTTCGCCGCGCCAGATACACGTGCGCGCGCACGACTTCGCCGGCCGTATCTGCATCGCGACGCTGAATGGCGTCGATGATGTCCTCGTGCTGCTGGACCGCTTCCGCAAGCTCTGCGTCCATTCGTTTATCGCGCGGCTGATAAAACGTCTTGCCAAGCCGCGCATGGTCGATCAGCAGCCTGCAAAGGCTCGGCAACAGATACGGGTTGTGAGCCATCTTTCCGATTGCAAGGTGGAACCCGTCGTTCTGCAAAACCCGCTCGTCTACATCCACGCCCTCCACTGCTGCGCGAAACCGTTCCTGGATTCGCTTCAAGCCATCGATCTCGGCTTGCGTCGCGTGGACGGCTGCAAGCTTGGTGGTCGCCACATAAATCAGCGGCGCCGCCAGAAAATAGTTGCGCAGCGAGTCATAGTTCATTGATGCAACGCGCGCCGCGCGATTCGCCTCAAGCTCGATGTAACCCTCGGCCGCCATCTGCCGCATCAGTTCGCGCACGGGCGGACGCGACAGCCCAAACTCTTCAGCCAACGCCACTTCATCCAGCGACGCACCCGGCGCCAGCTCCATGCTGAGAATGCGGTGACGCAATGCCTGTCCCAGTGCTGATTTGCGGTCAAGGGACGCTGCCTGCCCATCCTCGCGATCCATATCAACGACGTTCGCCTTCATACGCTCTCCTGTTGCAACTATCTTGTGTCTACAAATTGTATTCGTCAAGCCGACAATGAGTCTAATCAGGGAAGTTACTGAGCTGCCCCCTCAAACCGGCGACGCCTGTGATGTCATCGGCGCGGCACAGTCGTGACTCGCTCGATGACTTTCCTCTTCCATATTTGTGTTACATGGAATTTTCTTTCCCCGTTAGCAGAGCGGGAAGCACCGAATTACTGAGCGCCTGATGTTGGCGCTGGCGTGGTCTTGACCACTTTTCAGTGCAGAGAAGAGATCTGCCGCAGCTGAATCCGCGCGCTGCAGACGCTGTCGATGAATCTCGTCCCGCCCATCGAGTCTCCGCGCGACGCATAACTTAATGTAATAGCGCCACGAAAATAAAGCGCATTGACGCTGATTTATAAGCCACCAATACTCAAGGCACAGCAAAGGTGGTGATTTCGCGCGAAGCCAATATCAGAAGAACGATCAGAGCGACGCGCCGATTTTCCCTGATCCGCGAGTACGACAATGTACGTTGAGCACTTCACGCGCGCTGGTTAGCAGGCGAATGAATGCAAGGCGTCCTAACTGATTTGATGCTATGAACTCGGTAGAAAGAATGTTCGACCCGGCGCCCGAAGCCAATGACAGACTCTCGGATGCAAGCACATGGGAGCGCGGCGCGATCCACTGGGCAAGCGGCGAGCAGAAGACCCTGACCTGCTGTCGAGTGGTCGATGAGACCCATGACGTGAAGAGCTTCGAATTTCGTGTCGACGATGGCTCGCCCATCCGCTTCGAGCCGGGTCAGTTCATGACGGTATCGGCCAGCGTGCAGGGACAGCCAGTCGAGCGCTGCTACACGATTTCGTCGCCGCCGACTCGGCCCTATCTGGTGTCCATCACGGTTAAGCGCGTACCGGGTGGTGTCATGTCCAACTGGCTTCACGACAACATGAAGCCCGGTACCCAGTTGCGCGCATATGGACCATCGGGCAGCTTCACGCCGACGGCCGCGCCAGCCGTGAAGTCGCTGTATCTGTCCGCAGGCTCGGGCGTCACGCCGTTGATGTCGATGACACGCGCGAGTATCGATCTCGGCCTGGACCGCGACATCGTGTTTGTGCATAGCGCGCGGACACCAGCAGACATCGTGTTCCGAAAGGAACTGCAGAGGCTCGCCGAGTTGTCTCCTCGCCTTAAAACATTTTTCGTGTGCGAGGGAATGGGAGATGAGGACGGCTGGTCTGGACGTGTAGGCCGGCTCAGCCTGCAGCTTCTGTCCGAGTGGGTGCCTGACTACATCGAGCGCGAGGCTTTTACGTGTGGTCCCGCTGGCTACATGAGCGCGGTGCGCACCTTGCTTCAAGAGGGCGGACACAATCCCGCCCGCTATCACCAGGAAAGTTTCGACATCGGCGCGGGCATTGCGCCGGAGCCCGCTTCGCCGAAATGCGACGCAACTCAAGAGACTTTCACTATCAAGCTCTCCCGCTCGTCGAAGACATTCACGATGAATGCATCTGACACGGTGCTCTCCGCTGCAAAGAAAGCCGGCGTGGCAATCCCGTCGTCGTGCAGTCAGGGCATGTGCGGAACGTGCAAGACGAAGGTGCTTGAAGGCACGGTCGACATGAATCACAACGGCGGAATTCGCGAGCGAGAGGTTCAGAAGGGATTCCGGCTTCTTTGCTGCAGCCGCCCCACCTCGGATCTGGTGCTGGAGCTTTGACGGTCGCCGGGATGCTTTATCGAACGTATTTTGCGTAACCCACACTCACAATAACGTCTGGAGCAACAGAGCATGACGGATGACCAGCTGTCAGATGCAGGCATCGAAACCGAAACGCGTGGAAAGGAAAGCATCCTGCGTGACGTTCGGGCTTATCGCCTGGCTCGGGTACAGGAACAGCTACGCAAAAACAGATGCCCGGCAATCCTGCTATACGATCCGGTCAATATTCGATATGCAACCGACACATCGAACATGCAAGTTTGGGCGGGCCGCAATCCAGCCCGGTACGTGATGGTCTTCGCTGACGGTCGCATCGTCGCGTGGGAATTTCACAGCAGCGAGCACGTATGGGACGGACTGGACCTGAACGTCGAGTTACGCGGCGCGCTTAGCTGGACGTTCTTCAATGCGGGCCACGAAGCCGAGCGCCGCGCAGAGACGTGGGGAGCGGAAATAGTCGACGTGTTCCGGAAACACGCTCCTGCCGACAGCCTGCTTGCAGTGGACCGGCTCGACCCATTCGGCACGGCGTATCTGGAAAGGCACGGCATTACGCTGCTGGACGGACAGGCGCTGATGGAGACGGCACGACTGATCAAATCACCAGGCGAACTCGTTCTGATTGGTGAGTCTTTGCGCACCGCCGAAAAAGGTATTGAGCGCATGCGTCGCGAGCTTCGTCCGGGACTGACCGAAAACGACATCTGGGCAAATCTTCACTACGAGAACATCCGGAACGGCGGCGAGTGGATCGAAACACGACTCCTCGCGTCCGGCGACCGTACCAATCCCTGGATGCACGAATGCTCAAGCAGGGTTTTGCAAGCCGGCGACCTCCTCGCATTCGACACAGACATGGTCGGACCGAATGGCTACTGCTCCGATATTTCGCGCACCTGGCTGGTGGGCGACGGGCGCCCCTCCGATGAGCAACGCAAACTGTACGAGCTTGCCCATACCCAGGTCCACTTCAATATGGACATTCTGCGCCCGGGAATGACCTTCCGCGAGTTCTCGGAAAAGGCATGGAAGATTCCCGACAAATACGTCAAGAACCGATATTGCTGTCTTGCGCATGGCATCGGGATGGTCGACGAGTATCCGTCGATCGCGCACCAGGTCGACTGGGAGAGCGCGGGCTACGACGGCCTGTTCGAGGTCGGTATGACGGTATGCGTCGAAAGCTATATCGGCGCGGAAGGCGGGACGCAGGGCGTGAAGCTCGAACAGCAGGTGGTGCTCGCAGAAAACGGCTGTGTCTCTCTGACAGATTGCAGCTTCGAGACCGACTGGCTGTGATGTTGCTCGAGCAGGACCGCGCTTAATTCCATCTACATATGACATCAGGAGACAGCATGTCAGGCAATCGTGGAGTCGTTTATATCGGCCCCGGTAAGGTCGAGGTGCAGAACATCGCCTTTCCGGAACTCGTCGACCCTGCCGGGAGGAAAGCCAATCACGGCGTCATCCTTCGAGTCGTCGCAACGAATATCTGCGGCTCGGACCAACATATGGTTCGTGGCAGAACGACGGCGCCTGCGGGGCTCGTCCTCGGACACGAAATAACTGGCGAAGTAATTGAAGTCGGCTCCGACGTCATGACGTTGAAGAAGGGAGACCTGGTCTCTGTGCCGTTCAATGTGGCGTGCG includes:
- a CDS encoding ABC transporter permease, producing MDWINKFPHMQDEALLHMKRSIDDSFRTFTAAYGDPIDSFFHPLQEFLMAAERFMTQTPWPIIMLLVMVIAWGASRNWKVVLGCFVTLALIGYLDMWQDTMRTVSMIFVCTFLSIVIGLPIGILMAKSDRVRKLVDPILDVMQTMPSFVYLIPVVMLLGIGRVPGLIAVVIYAIPPMIRLTNLGIRLVDRDILEAADAFGSSGWQRLLKVQLPLALPTIMAGVNQTIMMALAMVVVAAMIGVQGLGQPVLKAIANQYFTLGIFNGLAIVGIAVIFDRVSQAYGKRLQKHQEVVHG
- a CDS encoding NAD(P)/FAD-dependent oxidoreductase, which translates into the protein MLPPRTPRPPLSGTVNADIAVIGGGFAGLSAARRLSQLDASLKVVILEAGEIAEGATGRNSGFIIDLPHEVSSEDYGGSDTSERQHDIKVHRIAIALAQALANEKGWGKDIFDPCGKYNVALGLQGDKHVASYAKQLDKVKEPYKLLDAREIAAVTGTESFTSAIFTPGTVIIQPAAYIRGLADSFHDRVKLYENTPALSFERQGASWLVKTPKGAVSTAKIILANNGQAQSFGLFQGQLLHVYTYASMTEAFEPQRLGGQRSWAATPAFPMGTTVRRVEGANGDRILIRSRYTYNPRMQVSKNAIARAGRVHDRKFEARFPMLKGIPMEYRWAGAMALTWNGVPAFGEIEPGVFAAIACNGVGATKATASGIAAAEAALGQDSWLVQVFRGFAAPKRLPPQPFLTIGATANLSMKEWSAGAE
- a CDS encoding dihydrodipicolinate synthase family protein, with the protein product MKDFSFTGINLAISTPFDENGKPDHGRLEQLIERYLAAGIRGFVLSSGTGMHVYLSQEESKALVAFGAKVINGRARIIAQTSALLVDDVVERTRHAADSGAGAVMVLPPFFEGPTDDDGVFEFYGAVARAGLPIIGYNVPQAVGVEITPPLLRRLHEIPEFLAVKDSSGDLSKQAALVRTGLPMMNGADPLMPYAMYAGVRGLIWGGANFAPKTCTQFVTAAQEHRWDDAREIWRVLEPAMSLIWEGDYVQSVYAAAEMTGYGAGNPRRPLARLSAKKADALRSALGDLVEREKLAV
- a CDS encoding aldehyde dehydrogenase, which codes for MTDLLSRSDYQKIARELKLPSHAFINGKACAAASRETFPTINPATGGHLADVPACGKADVDAAVASARAAFNDGRWSRLHPAARKQAILRLADLIEKNALELSVMESLDAGKTIFDCQTVDVPETINVLRWHAEAIDKIYDQVSPASDSHISMIVREAIGVVGLVLPWNFPLLMLAWKIGPSLAAGCSLVVKPAEETSLTTMRVAELALEAGIPAGVFNVVTGSGPAVGEPIGRHRDIDMVSFTGSTDTGRRFLSYSAESNLKEIVLEMGGKNPCIVMSDATDLDAVAGHIVNGALWNMGENCSAISRLIVHRDIKAPLLDRIMKLADEWRVGDPLDPANRIGPLVSQQHYEKVQSYLSDDINVLYGGQTSEGRYVHPTIIDVASNDATHAREEIFGPILSVITVSSLQEAIDIANDTDYGLAASVFAGNGKRALRAARALRAGTVTVNSFGEGDITTPFGGFKQSGFGGRDNSLHAHDQYTQLKTIWLDLNDNDADEE
- a CDS encoding GntR family transcriptional regulator; translated protein: MKANVVDMDREDGQAASLDRKSALGQALRHRILSMELAPGASLDEVALAEEFGLSRPPVRELMRQMAAEGYIELEANRAARVASMNYDSLRNYFLAAPLIYVATTKLAAVHATQAEIDGLKRIQERFRAAVEGVDVDERVLQNDGFHLAIGKMAHNPYLLPSLCRLLIDHARLGKTFYQPRDKRMDAELAEAVQQHEDIIDAIQRRDADTAGEVVRAHVYLARRNMASYVAPDGVDVPINF
- a CDS encoding hybrid-cluster NAD(P)-dependent oxidoreductase, coding for MNSVERMFDPAPEANDRLSDASTWERGAIHWASGEQKTLTCCRVVDETHDVKSFEFRVDDGSPIRFEPGQFMTVSASVQGQPVERCYTISSPPTRPYLVSITVKRVPGGVMSNWLHDNMKPGTQLRAYGPSGSFTPTAAPAVKSLYLSAGSGVTPLMSMTRASIDLGLDRDIVFVHSARTPADIVFRKELQRLAELSPRLKTFFVCEGMGDEDGWSGRVGRLSLQLLSEWVPDYIEREAFTCGPAGYMSAVRTLLQEGGHNPARYHQESFDIGAGIAPEPASPKCDATQETFTIKLSRSSKTFTMNASDTVLSAAKKAGVAIPSSCSQGMCGTCKTKVLEGTVDMNHNGGIREREVQKGFRLLCCSRPTSDLVLEL
- a CDS encoding M24 family metallopeptidase, with protein sequence MTDDQLSDAGIETETRGKESILRDVRAYRLARVQEQLRKNRCPAILLYDPVNIRYATDTSNMQVWAGRNPARYVMVFADGRIVAWEFHSSEHVWDGLDLNVELRGALSWTFFNAGHEAERRAETWGAEIVDVFRKHAPADSLLAVDRLDPFGTAYLERHGITLLDGQALMETARLIKSPGELVLIGESLRTAEKGIERMRRELRPGLTENDIWANLHYENIRNGGEWIETRLLASGDRTNPWMHECSSRVLQAGDLLAFDTDMVGPNGYCSDISRTWLVGDGRPSDEQRKLYELAHTQVHFNMDILRPGMTFREFSEKAWKIPDKYVKNRYCCLAHGIGMVDEYPSIAHQVDWESAGYDGLFEVGMTVCVESYIGAEGGTQGVKLEQQVVLAENGCVSLTDCSFETDWL